The stretch of DNA GAGCGCCTCTCCGACTCCGCCAAGCAAGGTGAGCccgcagcccccagccccagcctggggcCACATGCCCTGCCCTGCCCGGATCCCCatgcctcttcccctcctctccagAGCTCATGGACTTCAAGTCCCGCCGGGTCTCCTCTTTTCGAAAGAATCTCATTGAGCTGGCAGAGCTGGAGCTCAAACACGCCAAGGTGAGCCCTCCCACCTCACTGGGCCCTTGTGaagcctcccacctcccacctccctccctcccccaggcaCCAGGGTGTGCGTGCATGTGAGGGTGTGCACGCATGTATgcgcgtgtgtgtgcatgagaggAGCCCCAGCTAAGGCTTGGGGCCATGCTTCCCTGGCTCAGGACCCGTGCCTTCTGGGTAGGAAGGCCCAATTAACAGCAGCTGTTATTGCAGAGAGCAGGGGTGTGGGGAGCGAGGGAGCATCTAAGGTGCAGAAAGAATGGCAGCCTGACTCAGGGAGCAGGGGACTTCAAGGACCTGTTTCTCCTCTGCAGGCCAGCACCCTGATTCTCCGGAACACCCTTGTTGCCCTAAAGGGGGAGCCTTAGAGTAGCCAGAGCTCAGCCAGACCCTAATCTGGGATCTCCAGTGACCAGGGTATCCCAGACCCCTCTCTCCGGCAAGATGTCTCCTTCCCTAGCAGTGCCACTAGCCACACCCTCACTCTGCCCCACATCCTCTCAGGGAAAGCCCAAACCccctatcaccaccaccacaggtGCCAGGCCCTGCAAGACACAGGGCAGCATGGGCATCATAACTGGCCACAGTCAGCAGAGCCCCAGGGACCCTGACACCTCTCCCCAGGAAGCTGAGGAACAGCCTCTACCCTCACCCATAGCCCTGAaggaatcatagctcacttgaTCCCGGCCTGTTCTCCTTCGCAAATAAAAACCCTGGTTTTGTAGCAAGGAGGCCTGTTGTCCTTACTTCCCTTCCCACAGCTCAAAGGTCCACCAGGCACACTTTCTGCCAAGGCAGTATGATCAGATCCTGGAGACACCAAGGAGGGCACCCCTGCAGCATCCTCAGCCCTCTCTCCAGTGACAGCAGGCTCCCTGTGGGAAGGCGCGACACCCAGAAGCTGGGACCTAGGAACCCCAGAAGTCTTCCAGGTTTGCCCCTACCCCCATAAACCCTAGCACAAAAATGAATCCCAAGTTCTCCACACCTATTTCCTAACCAGAAAAGGGATCTAGCCCTTCCTCCCAGAACCGCTCACAAGTTCCCAGGAGTTATGGAGCCAACTGTAACACCAGGAGGACTCTTCCTCAGTTCAGTTGATAAGGGAAATATAGATGCCACATTACCACTCCCAGTTCACCTCACCCTAGGGCCAGATTTCTTGTATGTCTTTGCCTGCTGGGCAGGAAAAAGCCCAAAGTACAGGCTGGAAACAGCCCTTGACAATGCTGGCAAAAGGCTCAGGGTACCGGCAACACCCTTTTGGTTAAACACAGGGAGGCAGTGCTCAAGACACCGGGGTCTGAAGTCCCGGGCTCCACCTGGCTGGCCCCACCCTGAATGCACTCCAGCCACATCTAGAGGAGGTCAAAGGCTCAACTTGGCCTGACTCACAGCAGCCACTGAACCTGACCCTCATAAACTTGAGTCAGCCATCCAGGGAAGACAGCAGACCAAACAGAACCTTTGAGCTACCTCTGACTTGCCTATCAGCCCACACCTAGAAAGGGACAGAACAGAATATCAGATGGACCTCACTGTCCATCCAGGCAAGGCTACAGAGCACCCAGTTCAGGCATAAATCACTTCCGCTGGAAGACCCCTGTAGCCAGCACCCACTCCTTAAACAGCCAGTCCAGTGTCAATCACAGCACCAACAGAATAATGGTGACCATCAGAAAGGCGTCTCAGCCAGTCATTGGAGCCAGATAAGGGTGTGCAGGGGCTGGTTGGGTGTGGAGTACAGAGGAGAGAGATAGCACCATTATCCCAGTGCACCCCCAATCCTGAAGTCTCCTGTGTCCCAACCTTGAAAAACACATCCCATTAATGAGCctttttattattgtcttttttttttttaatcgaagGTCCCTTACTGGTCCTGCTTCCATGAGTAGCCGTGACcaggggaaaagggagaggaacCAGCCGGCACAGGGAGGGGTCATCTCCACAACATTCCATTTatacacagaactaaacagaCAAGCACAGAGTCACTATTGCGGTTAGAAGTTGGCAGCATGGGAAGGGGGAGGACCAGGTGGGGAATGGGgatgttgttaaaaaaaatacaggctcCCCCACAACTGGGGTGCCTGGGGGGAACTTGGTCTGCTTCAGCCCAAGAGGAATCAAAAGATCAAAAGCAGTTTGGGAAGGCCAGAACCGTcaagggatggagggagaaggaaaatccAGGGGGTGGGGGGTCTGTTTGGCAACTGGGGTGAAGGGATTGCCCTCCCCCTGCTGGGATCCCCCCAGCCCCTCCGGTCTGGCAGGAAGGGGGCAGCCTGCAACCCCCAAGGGCAGGTGTGGGGCTGCCAGATGCTCCAGGCAGGGGGCCAGAAGGGGCTCACAAAGGCTTGCCCTCCAGGGAGATGACGGCACTGCCCCCCAGCTTCTCTGCCAGGGTGCAGCGGTCCTTGACCTCCTCGTAGCAGTTTGCTTGCAATTCATGCTTGATCCCTATAAAGAAGAAAGGGGAGCATCTGTGAGCAGGAAGCACTGGGGTGGGGGTAGTTTCTGTGGCTGGGAAGGAGCCAATCAAAGCAGATGGAAGGAACAAGCAGGCAGCGAAGACAAGGGGGCAGACCCCCTCTGCGTGCCATTCACCCTGCCCTGCAGCCAAGGCCAGAGCAGAAGGGCACTCAGCACCAATGCTGGCCCTTACCTGTCAGCTTCTTCTTGATGGCGTCCTTGGAGCTGGCATAAATCATTTTGCTCTTAAGGGGCGCAGACTCGGGGGCCCTGGACAGAAACACGCGTCAGGCAACTCCCAGCAACAGCAAAGCCACAGGTGACTTTGAGAAACCCTTGGGCTGGCAGTGAGGAGTCTTTTGTTACAACCCCCTCCCCCTCCAAACCCACACATCTGGGTTGACCAGGAGCCACAGAAGTTCCCATCATGAGAAAGGGGGCAGGTGACAGGAAGAAGTGCCAGAATGAGCTCACCAGAAGATAAACACCAGATCCTCCTTCTTGCTCTCCTTGGTCTCATAGGTTGCATCATAGAGGGCATAGCGGCAGTCCTTATCTGGCAGCATCTTGACAAAGGTGGCGTAGGGGTCGTCGACAGTCTGGCCCACATCGCCCACCAGGATCTCCTTGCCCTCCTCCAGGATGATGTTCTTCTTGTCCTCACTCAGGCAGAAGAGCACCGCCTTCTTGCGCTTCTTCACCTCCTCTGGCGTTGAAGACTTACGCACCTTCATGTCGTTGAACACCTTGATGACACCATCAGAGACAGCCACACCGGAGGCCTAGGAGACATGCCACGTATACGTCAAGAAAAGGATTCTAGGGAACTGCCCCTTGTTTTTTCAGAAGATCTCAGTCCACGTCCCGAGTGGTCACTAGTGCCCTTCCCAAGGCAAGTCACTAGTTTTCCCACCCAAGTCACTGTCAAAGAACCAGATGGGACACAACCTCAGAATGGCAGCCATGGCCTCTGATCACCTAGTTCAACAACCCCTTCCCTCATTTTACAGGATAGAAATGCAAAACTCGTGAAAAGCAGAACCTTGACCAAAATGTGAACCCAGAATTAAAAGATCCACCGGCTACTGACTCATTTGCTACTCACAGTACTTGCTCTCAGCCTTTGGATAAAACTGGTGATTTAGAACTTCGGATATGGAGGACCCAAACACCTGAGCCAAGACTCCTCTTCAGAAAGAGCCAAGACCCCACAATGCTAGATGGGACCCCAAGGACACCGAACAGTTACAACAAACCCACCAGAACTGCTTAATACAGTTACTACACAAACGACCCCTGTTCCCAGCTAGGCTCTTTCCCAACCAAGACAAGAATTGCAACCCCCATTAAGGACCCTGCCCGACAACTCCCTTCTTCCGGGAATGGTGCTAGGCCCCAGAAGTCGCTGATAAAAATTAACATGCCAAACTCAAGTGCCCAGAGGCCTCGAGGTCTTTAAACTCTTCCTACTCTGCGTCGTGCTTCGGGGTGCCCGAGCCAGGAGAGGGAGGGGCAATCCAAGGTAAATCTGGTCCCCCAAACTCCCCGGAACTGCAGAAGAAGCCGGCCACGTGACTCGGCCGCATCCGGAGTGGGCGGGGACAGGAGATCGGCTGGGCCCGGCCCCCTCACCAATGCAGAAACGCGTATCCGAGAGGCAGCAGCATCTCCAGGTCCCTAACCCTGTGGAATCGCCCTAAAACAACGGGTGTATCAGACCCATCTCCTGCAGGCAGGAGCCTGGGCAAGCTACATAACCTTCGGTTTTCTCAGCCCTCGGGCCGTATACAGGGGGCGGGGTGGTTTCCGGGCGGTGCCCGCCTGGGTCACTTCCCTAAACTCGGCTCCACCCTCACTCAGGCCCATCCGGGAAGGCCTCGCTGGCCCAGGGCTTCGGCACCGGCGGCCGGGCCTGAGCGTGCGCGCACGCGCCGACAGACAGCGCCGTTCCAGCCCTCGCCCGATGCACGGGTGAGAACGCAGCTCGTTAGATGCGCTCCCGAACGGGCCGCGGTCTCTGCGATGCCCCCTCCAAGCCTTGCGGTGCAAGGCCTTAATCGCAGGCACCCACGCCCCAACCGGGACCCCGTCTTCCCAGCATCACCCCTCGCCGCGCCAGCACCCGCCCCTCCCGGGCGCAGGCATCCCTGCCACCTGCTCCCGAGACGGACCCGGCTGCCGAGGGAGGGTGACGCGCAGACAGGAACAGCCTTGGGTGGGGCGCGCGCGCCGAGACCTCTCGCGCGCTTTTTCCTCGCCGCCCCCGGGCCGGGTTTGGACGCCGCATGCTCCAGTCGAGAGCGCGCCCCTAAGAAGAAAGGCGCGACGCCGGCCGTTCCGCGAGGGGCGCCCCAGCGCGCGCCCCGAACCCCTCCCCCCGCGGCCGGTGTCCGCGCGGGCGCACCagcgggtgggggaggggagcccaGGCGGAGCGCGAGCGACGTCCAGACCGGCCCTCCCCGGCGCCCACGGGCGCGCACGCGCATTCCGGCACCGCCCGCCCCTTCGTGCGAGACCCTCATCCCGCCCGGGGCGCTGGGGGAGGGGGTGCGGACGTCGCTCCCCAGTCGCTTCCCGCGCGCAGGCGACCGACCCGCAGCCGCCTCCCTCAGGCGCCGTGGCCTGCCGCTCACCATGTTTCCGGAAACGAAAAGGAGAGGGCACCGAGAGCCGCAGAAGACGAGAGCGCTGCAGCCGCTGCCGGGACCCGACTGAACGCGGCCTCTCCCGGCCCCTTCCGTTTAGTAGGAGCCGCACAATGAGGGGTGGGGCGGGCTTCCGGCGCTCCCACCGCGAGCCGACGGGAAATGGAGTCCGCTGGCCCTGCGCCGCCGCCTCGCTCGCTGGGTAACGGAGTCTTCCCGCCGGCCGGCTCCGAGCTGCAGTGCATGTAGGGAAATGTAGGCCCAGGTCCTGGGCGGCACCGCAGCGCGCAGCGCGAGCCCATTGGTCCAATTTCCCAGGAACCGCTCTGAGCCCGGCGAGGCGGCGCTCAGTAAAATGACCCGAAAACGATCCCCGACTAAGCGGCTCTTTATCCCACAGCAAAACGGCTTTCTTAAGACCCATCTGGTATTATCTGGATCCCTTGGCCTGAAATTTTTGAGTGAGGTTAGGGTTTTGCATTTCTGAATCGAAGCAACTATTGATTAGCCTGGAATCCCGACCTAAAGCAAAGGAAATCACAAGTATGAAGGCGTCGTCAGTCGGATAAACACTAGTACTCTGCATGTGTAAAGCCACTCTCGTCTCCTGAAAAAAGGCCATGTCCAACGTCAGTAAAACAAGAATAGGAGGAAAAGGCACAGGGGAAAGGTACAAGGAAATCTCTGAGAGCTTTGTTCTTGTTTAAAGATGTTTGGCAAAGTCATGAGGCGTTAAAGGGTAAAGACGAGGGTTTGTGCATTCAATTCAAGGCTTCTTTACATGCCTTTACGTGCCAATGAGAAGAAATAGATATTAAACCAGACTTGAACCCAGCTCTCGAGTTGATAGCCAGGTACATGGTTATTCTAACATCCGCAAAACTGAGACAAGTTCTGTGGTAGTatatgccttaaaaaaaaaaagaaacgagcGGGGGACTCCGGGATGATTTTGTTGTTCTAGAACAGTGACCACAGCCTCACACTCTGCAGGAAAAGACTGGGTCGCAAACAAGTCAGAGGCAAACCCAGAAAGGGAACTGGGGGCCCTAATCCTATAAACGGAATTAAGGGTGTAAACGGAGAGCGATGCCTGGGAGTGGGGTACCTTGCAGAGCATACCGGGGGTTGTAGTCGGGGACATTCCACAGCACCGCCCCCGCCCGGACTCCCGGCGCTCCAGGTGGAGACAGCAGCTTGACCCCGCCTCCCGCGAGCGACCCTACATGAATATGAGGCTAGCGCCCCCTTTTCTGAGCCTTAGAGTTTCCAAGAGCaacggggagagagaggggggcTTCGCAGTTACCCTGGAGACGCGCTCTCGCCCGCCCCCAGCCGCGGGATGCCCTAGATGTCCTTATTAGGACAAGAGACTCGAGGGGGCGGGGCCAGCCCGACAGCCGGCTTGAGGCTCCTTATAAGGCCGCGGCGGGCGGGAGGCGGGAGCCGGAGCCCATTGGTCCAATTTAGCTTGGCTGGGGCTACTGCGCCGTGGGCTAGGCACAGTCCTGAGGGGCGGGACTGGAGCTCTGGCGCCCACCTCTCCCTTCCTCGCAGGCTGGAGACCTGCGTGTTGCGACTTCCGGCATAGCAGCTAGAGGCCGGGTGCTGCTTCAAACCCTGGCGGGTCGCCTGTGTCCAACTCAGCTATACGTGTCTTTCAGGCTTCTCAGGTTGAAGCCCTTTGTAGGGTTTCCATCTTCAACCTCCCTGAGGGTCTCCCACTTCCGATTAGCCACAAAAATGACGAAGTGTTCTCCCCTCTACCTGTGTCTGGGCTTCTTAACCCGCAGCCTGCTCCTCCGCTCCCAAACCCAACCGCGTGCCCATCTCAGGCCTCCCCAACTGCCAGGATGCCCAAGCACCTCTTACTTACAGTCCTCCTTCCTCTAGGCCTCTGACCCCCGACATTCCGAGTTCTATTTTGGGCCTTCTCGGCACGTCCCCGACTTCCTCTCCACCACACACTCTTTGCCCTGTATCCCGGGGATGAGGATCACCATTTCCTCCAAGGGTCCTGCAGCTCCTCCTGCCTTACCTTTGTGTCCTCATCCCCGGCACCCATTTCTGGGTGTCCCTCCCACCAATACGTTTGCACCCGTTTGTCTCCTAGCCCCCGCCTCTCCTGGACTCTTTTCAAGACCAGTCTCCATCTCCAGCCTCCTTCAAGCTTGAGGCTGAAGCTGACAATCTTAAGAGACCTTAGAGCCGCCAAGCTCAGGTTAGTCCGTTAAGCGCCGCCCAGCCAGTCCTCCCCGTCACAGGGGGCGCTGTCCGCCTTCCTCTCGCCTACACAAAGACCCCGCTCTCGAATCTGGGGTGACAGGAAGGAGCCGGTCCAGGCTCCGGGGGCTGGGAAAGGGCGCGTCTCAAAGGCTGGCTGGAGTGGAGCCAAGGGAAAAGATCGTTAGAGACAGCGCCCCTGACCAACCACTTAGAGCAGCGCAGGGGTGGGAGGGCGGCCGCAGGCTCTCCTCTCGTTAGTGCCCCCTGTGTTTGGGGCCCCGTGATCTCAACGGTCCTGCCCTCGGTCTCCCTCTTCCCCCGCCCCGCCCTGGGCCAGGTGTTCGAATCCCGACTCCAGAACTGGCGGCGTCCCAGTCCCGCGGGCGTGGAGCGCCGGAGGACCCGCCCTCGGGCTCATGGCGGCCCCGGTCCGCCTGGGCCGGAAGCGCCCGCTGCCTGCCTGTCCCAACCCGCTCTTCGTTCGCTGGCTGACCGAGTGGCGGGACGAGGCGACCCGCAGCAGGCGCCGCACGCGCTTCGTATTTCAGAAGGTGGGTCCTGGCGTGGCCCGATGGGAAAAGCTGCTGGCCAGGTCAGGCCTGCCCTGACCAGGTACCCTACCCCTGCCCGGCCAGGCGCTGCGTTCCCTCCGACGGTACCCACTGCCGCTGCGCAGCGGGAAGGAAGCTAAGATCCTACAGCACTTCGGAGACGGGCTCTGCCGGATGCTGGACGAGCGGCTGCAGCGGCACCGAACATCGGGCGGTGAGCGCCTCGGAAAGGGGTCGGTgatcccccacctcccccaggtgGAGCCTCCGTACTCTCCTGGGAGCCCTTGGCTTTTAAGCTCCCCACTCCTGTCCCAGTTGCCGTTCGGCCTAGGGCTAGTGGCTGGCGCTCCCTGAGCCTCCCTCACCGGTCTCACGTAACCATCTGAGTAGGTTGCATCCCAGATCCTCGCAGCTGCCGGATTCGTGGAGTGTGGAGTTAACTCTTTTCTCTCCCGCAGGTGACCATGCCCCGGACTCACCATCTGGAGAGAACAGTCCAGCCCCGCAGGGGCGACTTGCGGAAGTCCAGGACTCTTCCATGCCAGTGAGGAAGGGGCAAGGGgagtggaaggcaaagtgggagtgCGGGAGTATGATTTTCTGGCTTGGGGGATTTGGCAAGCCTGAGTCCAAATCTCACCAGTGATGCCTGGCCTTGAGCAAATGACTTATCCTCTTTTCGACTTAGTATTTTAACCTGTGAATAGAAATATTGGTAACAGCCAATGAGAGAATTCCATGATCAAGCTACTTAAGGATCCCAGCTCAGTTAGTTACGGGGTCACCATTATTGAGTTTTCCTGTCTAATTACACCTGTCCTGCAGCGCATGGTAGAagtgaggccaggctgggcagacACCCCCACCCACTGCCCCGAAACTGCCTGCTGTTTTATCCCAGATTTGCAGCGGATCATCCCATCAcctggcccattttacagagaaggaaactgagagaCAACTGAGTGACTTACCCAGGGCCACAAAGCCTGCTGGGGACTTATTCAAAGATGACTGGCTGGCTTTCATGTTCAGAACTCCTCTGTACCTTTCAGGTTCCTGCCCAGCCCAAAGCGGGAGGCTCTGGCAGCTACTGGCCAGCTCGGCACTCAGGAGCCCGAGTGATACTGCTGGTGCTCTACCGGGAGCACCTGGTGAGCACTGGGCTACACCGGGAGGCGGAACCATGGCAGTGGGGTGGGAGGTTCCCCGAGGGGCCTGGCCCAGGCAGGGCAGGCAAAGATTATCCCAGCCACCTGAGCGGGATGA from Homo sapiens chromosome 11, GRCh38.p14 Primary Assembly encodes:
- the CFL1 gene encoding cofilin-1, whose translation is MASGVAVSDGVIKVFNDMKVRKSSTPEEVKKRKKAVLFCLSEDKKNIILEEGKEILVGDVGQTVDDPYATFVKMLPDKDCRYALYDATYETKESKKEDLVFIFWAPESAPLKSKMIYASSKDAIKKKLTGIKHELQANCYEEVKDRCTLAEKLGGSAVISLEGKPL